In a single window of the Panthera leo isolate Ple1 chromosome A1, P.leo_Ple1_pat1.1, whole genome shotgun sequence genome:
- the IL17B gene encoding interleukin-17B, which translates to MDWPHNLLFLLTVSIFLGLGQPRNPKGKRKGPGRPGTLASGPHQVPLDLVSQAKPYARMEEYERNLGEMVAQLRNSSEPARRKCEVNLQLWLSNKRSLSPWGYSINHDPSRIPADLPEARCLCLGCVNPFTMQEDRSMVSVPVFSQVPVRRRLCPLPPRTGPCRQRAVMETIAVGCTCIF; encoded by the exons ATGGACTGGCCGCACAACCTG CTGTTCCTTCTGACCGTCTCCATCTTCCTGGGGCTGGGCCAGCCCAGGAACCCCAAAGGCAAGAGGAAGGGGCCAGGGCGGCCCGGAACGCTGGCTTCTGGGCCTCACCAGGTGCCGCTGGACCTGGTGTCACAGGCGAAGCCGTACGCCCGCATGGAGGAATACGAGAGGAACCTCGGGGAGATGGTAGCCCAGCTGAGGAACAGCTCTGAGCCGGCCAGGAGGAAGTGTGAAGTCAACCTGCAGCTGTGGCTGTCCAACAAGAGGAGTCTGTCGCCCTGGGGCTACAG CATCAACCACGACCCGAGCCGCATCCCCGCGGACCTACCGGAGGCGCGGTGCCTGTGTCTGGGCTGCGTGAACCCCTTCACCATGCAGGAGGACCGCAGCATGGTGAGCGTGCCTGTGTTCAGCCAGGTGCCCGTGCGCCGCCGCCTCTGCCCGCTGCCACCACGCACGGGGCCCTGCCGCCAGCGTGCGGTCATGGAGACCATTGCGGTGGGCTGCACCTGCATCTTCTGA